A window of the Serratia sarumanii genome harbors these coding sequences:
- a CDS encoding SDR family oxidoreductase, with product MNRDFTGKTVVITGACRGIGAGIAERFARLGANLVIASNAERILTTAETLRQRYGVEILPVILDVTDEAQVVDFYRQAWERFGAIDVSIQNAGVITIDRFDQMPKSDFEKVLAVNTTAVWLCCREAAKYMVGQRQGRLINTSSGQGRNGFIYTPHYAASKMGVIGITQSLALELAPHGITVNAFCPGIIESEMWEYNDRVWGEILSGPEKTYGKGELMAEWVAGIPLRRAGQPEDVAGLVAFLASGDADYITGQTINVDGGLIMS from the coding sequence ATGAATCGTGATTTCACGGGGAAAACCGTGGTGATTACCGGCGCATGCCGCGGCATTGGGGCCGGCATCGCTGAGCGCTTCGCCCGTTTGGGCGCCAATCTGGTGATTGCATCGAATGCGGAACGCATTCTGACCACGGCGGAAACGCTGCGCCAGCGTTATGGTGTGGAGATTCTGCCGGTGATCCTCGACGTCACCGATGAGGCGCAGGTGGTTGATTTTTATCGTCAGGCTTGGGAGCGATTCGGCGCGATCGACGTTTCCATTCAAAACGCCGGGGTGATCACTATCGATCGTTTTGACCAGATGCCCAAAAGCGATTTTGAGAAAGTGTTGGCGGTAAATACCACTGCAGTGTGGCTCTGCTGCCGGGAAGCGGCTAAATATATGGTCGGCCAGCGCCAGGGGCGGCTGATCAACACCTCTTCCGGTCAGGGGCGTAACGGATTCATTTACACACCGCATTACGCCGCCAGCAAAATGGGCGTGATCGGCATTACGCAAAGTTTAGCGCTCGAGCTGGCACCGCATGGCATTACCGTCAATGCATTCTGCCCCGGCATCATTGAAAGCGAGATGTGGGAATATAACGACCGCGTTTGGGGCGAAATTCTCAGTGGGCCGGAAAAAACCTACGGCAAAGGGGAGTTAATGGCCGAGTGGGTGGCGGGCATTCCGCTCAGGCGCGCCGGTCAGCCCGAGGACGTGGCGGGTCTCGTGGCCTTTCTTGCCTCGGGCGATGCCGACTACATCACCGGCCAAACCATCAATGTGGACGGCGGGTTAATCATGTCATGA
- a CDS encoding FGGY family carbohydrate kinase has translation MVKADCIVALDEGTSNAKAVVVNAQGAIVARASRPLTLQTPQPGWVEQRGEALLAASLAVLREAIALAGASRIAGIAISNQRETAIGWRRSDGQPIGPALTWQCARAADFCERLRHDRQAEVVRRATGLPLSPLFSAAKMRWLLDRCEGGQRMAENGEICLGTIDAWLLWQLSGGQAFGCDTSNAARTQLLNLASGDWDERMLALFNIPRQALPTISPSSHVFGATLGLEGIADGIPIGAMVGDSHAALYGHALGQAGQVKATYGTGSSVMAPIAEAQCDTSALATTVAWHDGERMQYALEGNIPHTGDAIAWMLDITAMSAGGETPLSELPVCVADSGGVYFVPALTGVGAPWWDEQARGVICGLSRGTRREHLVRAAFESVAYQIADVIGVLRQQPGFALQGLMADGGPSRNDWLMQFQADLLGCPVWRSNTAELSALGAALMAMRSLWGTTDRQLAALLPQHDEFKPDMQRHRQLQENYSAWRQAVQRTLWRPQASSLMTGEQP, from the coding sequence ATGGTTAAAGCGGATTGCATTGTCGCGTTGGACGAAGGCACCAGCAACGCCAAGGCCGTGGTGGTGAATGCGCAGGGGGCGATCGTCGCCAGAGCCAGCAGGCCGTTGACGCTGCAGACGCCGCAGCCCGGTTGGGTGGAACAGCGGGGTGAGGCCTTACTGGCAGCCTCTCTGGCGGTGCTGCGGGAAGCGATTGCGTTGGCCGGCGCATCCCGTATTGCCGGTATCGCCATCAGCAACCAGCGTGAAACCGCCATCGGTTGGCGGCGTTCCGACGGCCAGCCGATCGGTCCGGCCCTAACCTGGCAATGCGCGCGTGCCGCCGATTTCTGTGAACGGCTGCGGCACGATCGGCAGGCCGAAGTGGTGCGTCGCGCCACCGGCCTGCCGCTTTCACCGCTGTTCTCGGCGGCGAAAATGCGCTGGTTGCTCGATCGCTGCGAAGGGGGGCAACGGATGGCGGAGAACGGAGAAATTTGCCTTGGCACCATCGATGCCTGGCTGCTGTGGCAGTTGAGCGGAGGACAGGCATTCGGCTGCGATACCTCCAATGCCGCTCGCACCCAGCTGTTGAACCTTGCCTCCGGCGATTGGGACGAGCGGATGCTGGCGCTGTTCAACATTCCCCGCCAGGCGTTGCCGACGATCTCTCCCTCCAGCCATGTGTTCGGCGCGACGTTGGGATTGGAAGGCATTGCCGACGGCATTCCGATTGGCGCGATGGTCGGTGATTCGCATGCGGCGCTGTACGGCCATGCGCTCGGCCAGGCGGGGCAGGTTAAGGCCACCTATGGCACCGGTTCATCGGTGATGGCGCCGATCGCCGAAGCGCAATGCGACACGAGCGCTCTGGCAACGACCGTCGCCTGGCACGATGGCGAGCGTATGCAGTATGCGCTGGAGGGCAATATTCCCCACACCGGCGACGCCATTGCCTGGATGCTGGATATCACCGCCATGTCGGCGGGGGGCGAGACGCCGTTAAGTGAACTGCCTGTTTGCGTGGCCGACAGCGGTGGCGTCTATTTTGTGCCGGCACTGACCGGGGTCGGCGCACCCTGGTGGGATGAGCAGGCGCGCGGCGTGATCTGCGGCCTCAGCCGCGGCACGCGGCGGGAACATTTGGTGCGGGCCGCATTTGAGTCGGTGGCTTATCAAATCGCCGATGTGATCGGCGTATTGCGGCAACAGCCGGGTTTTGCATTGCAGGGGTTAATGGCCGATGGCGGCCCCAGCCGCAATGACTGGCTGATGCAGTTTCAGGCCGATCTGCTGGGTTGCCCGGTGTGGCGCAGCAACACGGCGGAACTCTCGGCGCTGGGGGCGGCGCTGATGGCGATGCGCAGCCTGTGGGGGACTACCGATCGGCAACTGGCGGCATTGTTGCCCCAACATGATGAATTTAAACCCGATATGCAGCGCCACCGGCAGCTGCAGGAAAACTACAGCGCCTGGCGGCAGGCGGTGCAACGCACCTTGTGGCGGCCGCAGGCGAGCTCATTGATGACAGGAGAACAACCATGA
- a CDS encoding ABC transporter permease — MQTKYRLYMYLLQARTFIALLLVVLFFSGMVPNFLTVSNLLIMTQHVAITGLLAVGMTLVILTGGIDLSVGAVAGLCGMIAGALLTVGIPLWDGNRLFLNVFEVIGAVALLGVLLGLVNGTLITRLGVAPFICTLGAMYVARGAALLTADGKTYPNLVGMEALGNTGFAALGSGTFLGIYNPIWLMLAIVLLGVYLTKKTPLGRYIYAIGGNEPAARLSGVPIVKVKMFVYAFSGLCAALVGLVIASQLQTAHPMTGNMFEMDAIGATVLGGTALSGGRGRVFGSIIGAFVIVFLADGLVMMGVSEFWQMVIKGLVIVTAVVIDQFQQRLQSKVILMQRQEKKAVQPLAEVSHG, encoded by the coding sequence ATGCAAACCAAGTATCGGTTGTATATGTATTTGCTGCAGGCGCGCACCTTCATCGCCCTGTTGCTGGTGGTGCTGTTCTTCAGCGGCATGGTGCCGAATTTTCTGACCGTCTCCAATCTGCTGATCATGACGCAGCACGTGGCGATTACCGGGCTGCTGGCGGTTGGCATGACGCTGGTGATCCTCACCGGCGGCATCGATTTGTCGGTCGGCGCGGTGGCGGGCCTGTGCGGGATGATCGCCGGTGCGCTGTTGACCGTCGGTATCCCGCTGTGGGATGGCAACCGGCTGTTTCTCAACGTTTTCGAAGTGATCGGCGCGGTGGCGCTGTTGGGCGTATTGTTGGGGTTGGTCAACGGCACGCTGATTACGCGGCTCGGCGTTGCGCCATTCATCTGTACCCTGGGCGCAATGTACGTGGCGCGTGGGGCGGCATTGCTGACGGCGGACGGCAAAACCTATCCCAATCTGGTGGGCATGGAAGCGCTGGGCAACACCGGTTTCGCGGCCCTGGGATCCGGCACCTTTCTCGGGATTTACAACCCGATTTGGCTGATGTTGGCCATCGTGTTGTTGGGGGTCTATCTCACCAAGAAAACGCCGCTGGGCCGTTATATCTATGCGATTGGCGGCAATGAGCCGGCGGCGCGGCTGTCGGGGGTGCCGATCGTCAAAGTGAAAATGTTCGTCTATGCCTTCTCCGGGCTGTGTGCGGCGCTGGTGGGGCTGGTCATCGCTTCTCAGTTGCAAACCGCGCACCCGATGACCGGCAATATGTTCGAGATGGACGCCATCGGCGCGACGGTGCTGGGCGGTACGGCGCTCAGCGGTGGCCGCGGCAGGGTATTCGGTTCGATCATCGGCGCCTTTGTGATCGTTTTTCTGGCGGACGGTCTGGTGATGATGGGCGTCAGCGAGTTCTGGCAAATGGTGATTAAAGGGCTGGTGATCGTTACCGCCGTGGTGATTGACCAGTTCCAGCAGCGTTTGCAGAGCAAGGTCATTTTGATGCAGCGGCAGGAGAAAAAAGCGGTGCAGCCGCTGGCTGAGGTGAGCCATGGTTAA
- a CDS encoding sugar ABC transporter ATP-binding protein, with translation MSDPVIIQTRNVSRLYPGVTALDSVSYQVFRNQVNVLIGENGAGKSTMMKLLAGVETPSSGTIELEGKAVKLTSTQQAERLGISIIFQELNLFPNLSVMDNIFMANEFFQRGRINVDYQYQLAKSLLQRLELDIDPHTPLGSLGIGHQQLVEIARALAKDTRVLIMDEPTSALSQAEVRTLFRVIADLKKRGVTIIYISHRLEELMEIGDRITVFRDGRFVAAEPVCNVSIPWIIEKMVGEKSKHFDYCAAEQGDEVLKVEQLTLPRENGGYCLNDVSFSLRKGEVIGIYGLLGAGRTELFKVINGVMRQTAGRILLNGKSVERLGFRQRMALGMALVPEDRQAEGLVQMMSIKANMTLASLVRNALRPLAAAGECALVDGMIEKLAIKVSDRELPITSLSGGNQQKVVLGKALLTGPQVVFLDEPTRGIDVGAKTDVYHLIGAMARQGLAVMFSSSELDEVVSLADRVMVMADGKLTADLPRERADRETLIRASTPHA, from the coding sequence ATGAGCGATCCGGTCATTATTCAAACGCGCAACGTTTCGCGTCTCTATCCTGGCGTCACCGCGTTGGATAGCGTGAGTTATCAAGTGTTTCGCAATCAGGTCAACGTGCTGATCGGCGAAAACGGCGCCGGCAAGTCGACCATGATGAAGCTGCTGGCGGGGGTGGAAACCCCGTCCTCCGGCACCATCGAGCTGGAGGGTAAAGCGGTGAAGCTAACTTCCACGCAGCAGGCGGAGCGGCTCGGGATCAGCATTATTTTCCAGGAGCTGAACCTGTTCCCCAACCTGTCGGTGATGGACAACATTTTTATGGCCAACGAGTTCTTCCAGCGTGGCCGCATCAATGTGGACTATCAATATCAGCTGGCCAAATCCTTGCTGCAGCGGCTGGAGTTGGACATCGATCCGCATACGCCGTTGGGCAGTCTCGGCATCGGACATCAGCAGCTGGTGGAAATTGCTCGCGCCTTGGCGAAGGACACCCGGGTGCTGATCATGGATGAGCCGACGTCGGCGCTGAGCCAGGCTGAAGTGCGCACGCTGTTTCGGGTGATCGCCGATCTGAAAAAACGCGGCGTCACCATCATCTACATTTCTCACCGTCTGGAAGAGCTGATGGAGATTGGCGATCGCATCACGGTGTTTCGCGATGGGCGTTTTGTTGCCGCCGAGCCGGTCTGCAACGTCAGCATCCCGTGGATCATCGAAAAGATGGTCGGGGAAAAGAGCAAGCACTTTGATTATTGCGCGGCAGAGCAAGGGGATGAAGTGCTGAAGGTTGAGCAGTTGACGCTGCCGCGTGAAAACGGCGGCTATTGCCTTAACGACGTCAGTTTTTCACTGCGCAAAGGGGAAGTGATCGGCATTTATGGCCTGTTGGGCGCCGGCCGCACCGAACTGTTCAAGGTGATCAACGGCGTGATGCGCCAGACGGCAGGCCGCATTCTGCTCAACGGCAAAAGCGTGGAGCGGTTGGGGTTTCGTCAGCGCATGGCGTTGGGCATGGCGCTGGTGCCGGAAGACAGGCAGGCGGAGGGTTTGGTGCAGATGATGTCGATCAAGGCCAACATGACCCTGGCCAGCCTGGTGCGCAACGCGCTGCGGCCGTTGGCGGCGGCCGGGGAGTGTGCGTTGGTCGACGGCATGATCGAAAAACTGGCGATCAAGGTGAGTGACCGGGAGCTGCCAATCACCAGCCTGAGCGGCGGCAATCAGCAGAAAGTGGTGTTGGGCAAGGCGCTGCTGACCGGGCCGCAGGTAGTGTTTCTCGATGAGCCGACGCGCGGAATCGACGTCGGCGCCAAAACGGACGTTTATCACCTGATTGGCGCGATGGCACGCCAGGGGCTGGCGGTGATGTTCTCTTCGTCGGAGCTGGATGAGGTGGTCTCACTGGCCGACCGGGTGATGGTGATGGCGGACGGGAAACTGACGGCCGATCTGCCGCGCGAACGGGCCGATCGCGAAACGCTGATCCGCGCCTCAACCCCACACGCATAA
- a CDS encoding DUF2291 family protein, translating to MSMRIALAVTVVLALSGCRIVSEKKLAELRSPVNSHVAQAAEIYRGQIAPQAVKTAQPLGELLARIAQAKDFDSACGLLGYRAQPEFPCYFNVKVSGEVAAVNTRSRSGKLTLKLTDAPLSSVEVQIGPVYRGTALRDSYRGLSYSDFNDQALFGDFARAINQASIDELAGSPPKVGDHITVYGVFSSWQAPAEPLLITPVRIQP from the coding sequence ATGTCGATGCGCATTGCGCTGGCCGTCACCGTCGTCCTGGCGTTGAGCGGTTGCCGTATCGTTTCGGAGAAAAAGCTGGCGGAGCTTCGCTCCCCGGTGAATTCGCATGTGGCGCAGGCGGCGGAAATTTACCGCGGCCAAATCGCTCCGCAAGCGGTCAAAACGGCGCAGCCGCTGGGCGAGCTGCTTGCCCGGATCGCCCAGGCCAAGGATTTTGACAGCGCCTGCGGTCTGCTGGGGTACCGCGCTCAACCGGAGTTTCCATGTTATTTCAACGTTAAGGTCAGCGGTGAAGTCGCGGCGGTCAACACCCGTTCGCGCAGCGGAAAATTAACGCTCAAGCTGACCGATGCACCGCTCAGCAGCGTGGAGGTGCAGATCGGGCCGGTTTATCGCGGTACGGCATTGCGCGACAGCTATCGCGGGCTGAGCTACAGCGATTTCAATGACCAAGCGCTGTTCGGCGATTTTGCCAGGGCGATTAATCAGGCTTCGATCGACGAACTGGCCGGATCCCCGCCCAAGGTGGGTGACCACATTACCGTGTACGGCGTATTCAGCAGCTGGCAGGCGCCTGCCGAGCCGCTGTTGATCACGCCGGTACGCATTCAACCTTAA